One part of the Raphanus sativus cultivar WK10039 chromosome 7, ASM80110v3, whole genome shotgun sequence genome encodes these proteins:
- the LOC108816567 gene encoding LOB domain-containing protein 33: MAGHGSSCGACKFLRRKCNIDCVFSPYFSYEQASSHFAAVHKVFGASNVSKHLLSLPLHQRSAAAITISYEALSRKCDPVYGCVAHIFALQQQVMTLQEEIEFLGTHMANLSNTTQSRSQPTDMPEFLNQMTMDTTTGFIDETVLNNDVGRNCIEGFFTNPEGVLVNHPWFQNMDHYYYAPQHQM, encoded by the exons atggCAGGTCATGGATCATCTTGTGGAgcatgcaagttcctaaggaggAAATGCAACATCGATTGCGTCTTCTCGCCTTACTTCAGCTACGAGCAAGCCTCATCTCATTTCGCAGCTGTCCACAAAGTCTTCGGCGCAAGTAATGTCTCAAAGCATTTGCTTAGTTTGCCTCTACATCAAAGAAGTGCCGCTGCGATCACTATCTCCTACGAGGCTCTCTCTCGCAAGTGTGATCCTGTTTATGGCTGCGTCGCTCACATCTTCGCTCTTCAGCAACAG GTCATGACTTTGCAAGAGGAGATAGAGTTTCTAGGGACCCATATGGCGAACTTATCCAACACTACTCAGAGCAGGTCACAACCTACTGACATGCCCGAGTTTCTGAATCAGATGACCATGGACACGACGACAGGTTTCATCGACGAGACTGTTTTGAACAACGACGTTGGAAGAAACTGCATTGAAGGGTTCTTCACGAATCCGGAGGGAGTGCTCGTGAATCATCCATGGTTTCAGAACATGGATCACTACTACTACGCACCACAACATCAGATGTGA
- the LOC108815270 gene encoding LOW QUALITY PROTEIN: probable transcriptional regulator RABBIT EARS (The sequence of the model RefSeq protein was modified relative to this genomic sequence to represent the inferred CDS: inserted 3 bases in 2 codons; deleted 3 bases in 3 codons; substituted 2 bases at 2 genomic stop codons): MRPYACVMERGKCLMSMKLRPLVTRETSDAALLWPFGEDRAFAAVEEYGSGNGCMWPPRSYSCSFCGREFKSAQALGGHMNVHRXDRARLKQQSLSSSSTDQSHAYXLXIINSHKKQHRAHGGSKFPVPRSFKKANGTKRDISDVVTSNVLETSMKRLEHYNNEVKTDLSVGLVNSEFDSRRSXTINGFSSSKKAKTDVSRLPLMLGLVIGVSKITNGHHEELDLELRLGAHPSKVNLLKYYNNDKGMTIIVSGLPKKKFNCL, from the exons ATGCGTCCATACGCGTGTGTGATGGAGAGAGGAAAATGCTTGATGTCGATGAAGCTTAGACCACTGGTGACGAGAGAAACTTCAGACGCGGCTTTGCTCTGGCCATTTGGGGAAGATAGAGCGTTTGCTGCGGTTGAGGAGTATGGCAGTGGAAATGGTTGCATGTGGCCGCCTAGGTCTTACTCGTGCAGCTTTTGCGGGAGAGAGTTCAAGTCAGCTCAAGCACTAGGTGGTCATATGAACGTTCATC AAGACAGAGCTCGTCTTAAACAACAATCTTTATCATCTTCATCAACTGATCAAAGCCATGCCTATTGATTATGAATCATCAACAGCCACAAAAAACAACATAGAGCTCACGGGGGATCGAAATTTCCTGTCCCAAGAAGTTTCAAGAAAGCCAATGGAACTAAGAGGGATATAAGTGATGTTGTTACTAGTAACGTTTTAGAA ACTTCTATGAAAAGACTAGAGCATTACAATAATGAAGTCAAGACTGATCTATCTGTAGGTCTAGTGAACTCCGAGTTCGATTCTCGGAGAAG TACCATCAATGGATTTTCGTCGTCTAAGAAAGCCAAGACTGATGTTTCAAGATTGCCACTGATGTTAGGATTGGTCATTGGAGTATCCAAGATC ACAAACGGTCATCATGAGGAGCTG GATCTTGAGCTACGGCTAGGAGCTCATCCGTCAAAGGTCAATTTGCTTAAGTATTATAATAATGACAAAGGGATGACAATAATAGTTAGTGGATTGCCCAAAAAGAAGTTTAATTGTCTGTAA
- the LOC108834736 gene encoding tropinone reductase homolog At5g06060, which translates to MESDKRWSLAGKTALVTGGTRGIGRALVQELARFGARVHTCSRNQEELKARLDDWKSNGLEVSGSLCDVTDRDQREKLIQQVSSAFSGKLNILINNAGTSIRKQTLEYTSDDYAKIMSTNLESAFHFSQIAHPLLKASGAGSIVFISSVAGLVRVSSGSIYSATKGGLNQLTRSLACEWAGDNIRANSVAPWYIKTSLVEPLLGKKDFVDAVVDRTPLGRLGEPEEVASLVAFLCLPAASYITGQVISVDGGFTVNGFTYVM; encoded by the exons ATGGAGAGTGACAAAAGATGGTCCCTCGCCGGAAAAACCGCTCTAGTAACCGGCGGCACTCGTGGAATCGG GCGAGCATTAGTTCAGGAACTAGCAAGATTCGGTGCAAGAGTTCATACTTGTTCAAGGAACCAGGAAGAGCTAAAAGCACGTTTGGATGATTGGAAATCCAACGGTTTAGAGGTATCTGGTTCACTCTGTGATGTTACGGATAGGGATCAGAGGGAAAAGTTAATTCAGCAAGTTTCGTCTGCTTTTAGCGGCAAGCTCAACATCCTT aTAAACAATGCTGGAACGAGTATAAGGAAACAAACACTTGAGTACACGAGTGATGATTATGCAAAAATCATGTCGACCAACTTGGAATCCGCTTTTCATTTTTCCCAAATTGCACATCCTCTTCTTAAAGCATCTGGGGCCGGAAGCATTGTGTTCATCTCTTCTGTAGCTGGCCTGGTGCGTGTTAGTAGCGGATCTATCTATAGTGCAACAAAAG GAGGACTTAATCAGCTAACAAGGAGTCTAGCTTGTGAGTGGGCAGGCGACAACATTAGAGCCAACTCCGTAGCACCATGGTACATCAAGACCTCACTTGTGGAACCG CTACTTGGGAAGAAAGATTTTGTGGACGCTGTTGTTGACCGGACCCCACTTGGGCGACTAGGAGAGCCAGAGGAAGTCGCGTCGCTGGTTGCTTTCCTCTGCCTTCCCGCTGCCTCTTACATCACCGGACAGGTCATTTCCGTTGACGGAGGATTCACAGTCAACGGTTTCACTTACGTTATGTAG
- the LOC108815003 gene encoding LOW QUALITY PROTEIN: probable methyltransferase PMT12 (The sequence of the model RefSeq protein was modified relative to this genomic sequence to represent the inferred CDS: inserted 1 base in 1 codon), translating to MKKLLAGSNLLLGSSTFFRISLFVLISVACFFLGKHWSDDGFRRLVFFSSEPSRSPIVSLSPDFGKTYNISDLIHKTHPIPPPVASPPPLTPPPPPSTVELQLRPWVFGIVDENGTMSDEFQIGDYDAETAEASGNRTESESSDDEPTTTTAARASVGRIEVCPEVMTDYIPCLDNVERLGSTAARGERFERHCPEEGTGLNCTVPVPNGYRLPIPWPKSRDEVWFNNVPHTRLVEDKGGQNWIYKENDKFKFPGGGTXFIHGADHYLDQISQMVPDISFGNHTRVVLDVGCGVASFGAYLMSRDVLTMSIAPKDVHENQIQFALERGVPAMVAAFTTRRLLYPSQAFDLVHCSRCRINWTRDDGILLLEVNRMLRGGGYFVWAAQPVYKHEKALEEQWEEMLNLTTRLCWVLVKKEGYIAIWQKPTNNTCYLSRDAGIMPPLCNPEDDPDSVWYVDLKACITRIEDNGYGANLAPWPSRLQTPPDRLQTIQIDSYIARKELFVAEYKYWKEIISNYVKALHWKQIGLRNVMDMRAGFGGFAAALAELKVDCWVLNVVPVSGPNTLPVIYDRGLLGVMHDWCEPFDTYPRTYDLLHAAGLFSIERKRCNMTTIMLEMDRILRPGGRVYIRDTINVMSELQEIGNAMRWRTTLRETAEGPHASYRVLLCEKKFEKKVESSVDKHPTKKKRRKSKGKRH from the exons ATGAAGAAGCTCCTCGCCGGAAGCAACCTTCTCCTCGGAAGCTCTACTTTCTTCAGGATCTCCCTCTTCGTTCTGATCTCCGTCGCTTGCTTCTTCCTCGGTAAGCACTGGTCCGACGATGGCTTCCGCCGCCTCGTCTTCTTCTCCTCGGAGCCTTCCCGATCCCCCATCGTCTCTCTCTCGCCTGATTTCGGAAAAACCTACAACATCTCCGATCTGATCCACAAAACTCACCCGATCCCGCCGCCGGTGGCTTCCCCTCCGCCCCTTACCCCACCGCCTCCGCCGAGCACTGTCGAACTTCAG CTTCGCCCCTGGGTGTTTGGGATCGTCGACGAGAACGGAACCATGTCCGACGAGTTCCAGATCGGCGATTACGACGCCGAGACGGCGGAGGCGTCGGGGAATCGGACGGAGTCCGAGAGTAGCGACGACGAGCCAACTACTACCACTGCCGCCAGAGCTAGTGTGGGGAGAATCGAGGTTTGTCCGGAGGTTATGACGGATTACATTCCTTGTTTGGATAACGTAGAAAGGCTCGGATCGACGGCGGCGCGTGGAGAGCGATTCGAGCGGCATTGCCCCGAGGAAGGAACCGGATTGAATTGCACCGTTCCGGTTCCCAATGGATACCGTCTTCCGATCCCGTGGCCGAAAAGCCGTGACGAG GTGTGGTTTAACAATGTTCCTCATACTCGTCTTGTTGAAGACAAAGGTGGCCAGAATTGGATTTATAAAGAGAATGACAAGTTCAAGTTTCCTGGTGGTGGTA AGTTTATACACGGGGCTGATCACTACTTGGATCAGATCTCTCag atggTTCCTGATATCAGTTTTGGTAACCATACACGAGTTGTGCTTGACGTTGGCTGCGGTGTGGCGAGTTTTGGTGCTTACTTGATGTCACGAGATGTCCTGACTATGTCTATAGCTCCGAAAGATGTTCATGAGAATCAGATACAGTTTGCGCTTGAGCGTGGTGTTCCTGCAATGGTGGCAGCGTTCACCACACGGCGTTTGTTGTACCCGAGCCAGGCTTTTGATTTGGTTCATTGTTCAAGATGTCGAATCAACTGGACTCGTGATG ATGGAATCTTGCTCCTTGAAGTCAATAGGATGCTTCGTGGCGGCGGATATTTTGTTTGGGCTGCACAACCTGTATATAAGCATGAGAAGGCCTTGGAAGAACAGTGGGAAG AGATGCTAAACCTTACCACAAGGCTGTGCTGGGTTCTTGTGAAGAAGGAAGGATATATAGCTATATGGCAGAAGCCCACAAATAACACTTGTTATCTAAGTCGTGATGCTGGAATCATGCCTCCTTTGTGCAATCCTGAGGATGACCCAGATAGTGTTTG GTACGTAGATCTAAAGGCATGCATCACTAGGATTGAAGACAATGGATACGGAGCAAATCTTGCTCCTTGGCCATCCCGTTTACAGACCCCACCTGATAGGCTGCAGACAATACAAATTGATTCGTACATAGCCCGAAAAGAGCTATTCGTAGCTGAATATAAATACTGGAAAGAAATAATATCAAACTATGTAAAAGCCTTACATTGGAAGCAAATAGGACTCAGAAATGTCATGGACATGAGAGCTGGATTTGGCGG ATTTGCGGCTGCATTGGCTGAGCTAAAGGTTGATTGCTGGGTTCTCAATGTTGTTCCGGTCAGTGGGCCAAATACACTGCCTGTTATATATGACCGTGGACTACTAGGAGTAATGCACGATTG GTGTGAACCATTCGATACTTACCCAAGAACCTATGATTTGCTGCACGCCGCTGGTCTATTTTCCATCGAAAGAAAAAG GTGCAACATGACAACAATCATGCTAGAGATGGACCGGATTTTGAGACCTGGAGGACGTGTATACATAAGGGATACTATCAACGTGATGAGCGAGCTTCAAGAGATTGGAAACGCAATGAGATGGCGCACGACCTTACGTGAAACTGCCGAAGGACCTCACGCAAGTTACAGAGTCCTCTTATGCGAAAAGAAGTTCGAAAAGAAGGTCGAGTCGTCCGTCGATAAGCATCCTActaagaagaagaggaggaagagtaAAGGAAAAAGACATTGA
- the LOC108814853 gene encoding uncharacterized protein At2g39795, mitochondrial yields MASLVRRAASRLVGSCSKSRLSTNPSLDHSLAAHGRLRYLTPSISRSNLFSTSARKKASSTDPLLRVIETEIGFAEQADDYDRVEETPSGFPFKMEDKPGSKVVTLTRDYQGESVVVEVHMTNLVTGDKGDDEESEEESEEEEEEEHEDKPEKPKQSNVPLLVTLSKKTGPSLEFRCTAFPDKIVIKDMWVTFPDDPSRDELAYEGPSFRVLDEKLRKAFHRYIEIRGITPGMINFLHEYMINKDSKEHLLWLKTLKNFVKS; encoded by the exons ATGGCGAGTTTAGTTCGTCGCGCAGCCTCTCGGCTTGTCGGGAGCTGCAGCAAAAGTCGCCTCTCCACTAACCCATCTCTGGATCACTCATTAGCCGCTCATGGCCGTCTGCGATATCTCACGCCGTCTATCTCCCGTAGTAATCTCTTCTCCACATCGGCTAGAAAGAAAGCTTCTTCAACCGATCCGCTTCTCCGAGTGATCGAAACCGAGATCGGATTCGCCGAGCAAGCCGATGATTACGATCGA gtcGAAGAAACTCCAAGTGGTTTCCCTTTTAAGATGGAAGACAAACCAGGATCCAAGGTCGTGACATTGACTAGAGATTACCAAGGAGAGAGTGTTGTAGTTGAAGTACACATGACTAATCTTGTGACAGGTGATAAAGGAGACGACGAAGAGAGCGAGgaagagagtgaagaagaggaagaagaagaacatgagGATAAGCCGGAGAAGCCTAAGCAATCAAATGTGCCTCTTTTGGTAACGCTTTCCAAGAAGACAGGACCGAGTTTGGAGTTCAGGTGTACTGCTTTTCCTGACAAGATCGTGATCAAGGACATGTGGGTTACGTTTCCTGATGATCCTTCCAGGGATGAACTTGCCTATGAAGGCCCTTCCTTCCG GGTTTTGGATGAAAAGTTAAGGAAGGCTTTCCATAGGTACATTGAGATTAGGGGGATAACGCCGGGCATGATCAACTTCTTGCACGAGTATATGATCAACAAGGATAGTAAAGAGCACTTACTGTGGTTGAAAACTCTCAAGAACTTTGTCAAGTCTTGA
- the LOC108814502 gene encoding folylpolyglutamate synthase isoform X2, translated as MHTTNRMFAVSLVPRTTTCRLTSAFLCHLSIPSPSPRLHHLHYQQQPHLPSLSSSQIRSFRKQIDMAAPPVMKQKTGGGSYEEALAALSSLITKRSRADKSNKGDRFELVFDYLKLLDLEEDMLKMKVIHVAGTKGKGSTCAFTESILRNHGFRTGLFTSPHLIDVRERFRLDGVDISEEKFLCYFWWCYNRLKERTNEEIPMPTYFRFLALLAFKIFAAEEVDAAILEVGLGGKFDATNAVHKPVVCGISSLGYDHMEILGDTLGKIAGEKAGIFKLGVPAFTVPQPDEAMRVLEERASELDVSLEVVQPLTARQLNGQKLGLDGEHQYFNARLAVSLASTWLQQIGKIEVPSMTQMSILPEKFIKGLATASLQGRAQVVPDQFIESRTSGDLVFYLDGAHSPESMEVCAKWFSDAVKGDNQSESSKHLVNGSSGSSHGKSSGEENCQQILLFNCMSVRDPNLLLPHLRNTCAAYGVNFKKALFVPNMSVYHKVGSAADLPENDPHVDLSWQMTLQKVWESLVHSEREVDSESSEVFTSLPMAIKWLRDSVHESSSGTRLQVLVTGSLHLVGDVLRLIRK; from the exons ATGCACACAACAAACAGAATGTTCGCTGTTTCGTTAGTACCTCGTACGACAACGTGCCGTTTAACCTCTGCGTTTCTTTGCCACCTCTCGATTCCCTCTCCCTCACCACGGCTCCACCATCTCCACTACCAGCAGCAGCCACATCTtccgtctctctcttcttctcag ATTCGTTCGTTCAGAAAACAGATCGACATGGCAGCTCCTCCAG TGATGAAGCAAAAGACAGGGGGAGGTTCGTACGAGGAAGCGTTGGCTGCTTTGTCTTCTTTGATAACGAAGCGAAGTCGTGCTGATAAGAGCAATAAAGGAGATCGCTTCGAGCTTGTCTTTGATTATCTTAAG CTACTCGATCTGGAAGAAGACATGTTAAAGATGAAAGTTATCCATGTCGCTGGTACCAAAGGCAAG GGATCCACATGTGCCTTTACTGAGTCTATTTTACGAAACCATGGCTTCCGAACCGGACTCTTCACTTCACCTCACCTCATTGATGTCCGCGAAAGGTTTCGCTTGGACGg TGTGGACATTAGCGAGGAGAAATTTTTGTGTTATTTCTGGTGGTGCTATAACAGGCTTAAG GAGAGAACTAACGAGGAGATACCAATGCCTACATATTTCCGCTTCCTTGCGTTGCTAGCTTTTAAAATCTTTGCTGCAGAAGAG GTAGATGCTGCTATATTGGAGGTAGGGTTAGGCGGGAAGTTTGATGCCACTAATGCG GTTCATAAACCTGTGGTATGTGGTATTTCTTCGCTCGGATATGACCACATGGAGATTCTAG GTGATACGCTTGGCAAAATTGCTGGTGAGAAGGCTGGGATTTTCAAG CTTGGAGTGCCAGCTTTCACAGTACCCCAACCTGATGAAGCCATGCGTGTCCTTGAGGAGAGAGCTTCCGAATTAGAT GTGTCTCTGGAAGTGGTGCAACCACTAACCGCAAGGCAGTTAAATGGTCAGAAACTTGGGCTTGATGGGGAGCACCAATACTTCAATGCTCGTCTAGCAGTCTCGCTTGCCTCTACTTGGCTTCAGCAAATTGGTAAAATTGAAGTCCCTAGTATGACTCAGATG AGTATTCTTCCTGAGAAATTCATCAAAGGGTTAGCTACAGCGAGTTTGCAAGGACGAGCACAGGTCGTCCCTGACCAGTTTATTGAATCTCGGACTTCAggagatttagtgttttatcTGGATGGAGCTCACAGTCCAGAGAGTATGGAAGTATGCGCCAAATGGTTTTCGGATGCGGTTAAGGGAGACAACCAGTCAGAGAGTTCTAAACATTTGGTTAATGGCTCCTCAGGTTCCTCTCATGGTAAATCGTCAGGAGAAGAAAACTGCCAACAG ATATTGTTGTTCAATTGTATGTCAGTTCGGGACCCAAATCTTCTGCTTCCACATCTAAGGAATACATGTGCAGCCTACG GTGTCAATTTCAAGAAGGCATTGTTTGTACCAAACATGTCTGTGTATCACAAGGTTGGTTCAGCGGCGGATTTGCCAGAGAATGATCCACATGTTGACTTGTCATGGCAGATGACACTCCAGAAAGTGTGGGAAAGCCTTGTCCACAGTGAGAGAGAAGTAGATAGTGAAAGTAGTGAGGTGTTTACTTCACTGCCAATGGCAATAAAATGGTTAAGGGATAGTGTCCATGAGAGTAGCTCAGGCACACGTTTGCAG GTTCTTGTAACTGGTTCGTTACACCTTGTAGGCGATGTACTGAGATTAATCAGAAAATGA
- the LOC108814502 gene encoding folylpolyglutamate synthase isoform X1 — MFAVSLVPRTTTCRLTSAFLCHLSIPSPSPRLHHLHYQQQPHLPSLSSSQFQIRSFRKQIDMAAPPVMKQKTGGGSYEEALAALSSLITKRSRADKSNKGDRFELVFDYLKLLDLEEDMLKMKVIHVAGTKGKGSTCAFTESILRNHGFRTGLFTSPHLIDVRERFRLDGVDISEEKFLCYFWWCYNRLKERTNEEIPMPTYFRFLALLAFKIFAAEEVDAAILEVGLGGKFDATNAVHKPVVCGISSLGYDHMEILGDTLGKIAGEKAGIFKLGVPAFTVPQPDEAMRVLEERASELDVSLEVVQPLTARQLNGQKLGLDGEHQYFNARLAVSLASTWLQQIGKIEVPSMTQMSILPEKFIKGLATASLQGRAQVVPDQFIESRTSGDLVFYLDGAHSPESMEVCAKWFSDAVKGDNQSESSKHLVNGSSGSSHGKSSGEENCQQILLFNCMSVRDPNLLLPHLRNTCAAYGVNFKKALFVPNMSVYHKVGSAADLPENDPHVDLSWQMTLQKVWESLVHSEREVDSESSEVFTSLPMAIKWLRDSVHESSSGTRLQVLVTGSLHLVGDVLRLIRK, encoded by the exons ATGTTCGCTGTTTCGTTAGTACCTCGTACGACAACGTGCCGTTTAACCTCTGCGTTTCTTTGCCACCTCTCGATTCCCTCTCCCTCACCACGGCTCCACCATCTCCACTACCAGCAGCAGCCACATCTtccgtctctctcttcttctcag TTTCAGATTCGTTCGTTCAGAAAACAGATCGACATGGCAGCTCCTCCAG TGATGAAGCAAAAGACAGGGGGAGGTTCGTACGAGGAAGCGTTGGCTGCTTTGTCTTCTTTGATAACGAAGCGAAGTCGTGCTGATAAGAGCAATAAAGGAGATCGCTTCGAGCTTGTCTTTGATTATCTTAAG CTACTCGATCTGGAAGAAGACATGTTAAAGATGAAAGTTATCCATGTCGCTGGTACCAAAGGCAAG GGATCCACATGTGCCTTTACTGAGTCTATTTTACGAAACCATGGCTTCCGAACCGGACTCTTCACTTCACCTCACCTCATTGATGTCCGCGAAAGGTTTCGCTTGGACGg TGTGGACATTAGCGAGGAGAAATTTTTGTGTTATTTCTGGTGGTGCTATAACAGGCTTAAG GAGAGAACTAACGAGGAGATACCAATGCCTACATATTTCCGCTTCCTTGCGTTGCTAGCTTTTAAAATCTTTGCTGCAGAAGAG GTAGATGCTGCTATATTGGAGGTAGGGTTAGGCGGGAAGTTTGATGCCACTAATGCG GTTCATAAACCTGTGGTATGTGGTATTTCTTCGCTCGGATATGACCACATGGAGATTCTAG GTGATACGCTTGGCAAAATTGCTGGTGAGAAGGCTGGGATTTTCAAG CTTGGAGTGCCAGCTTTCACAGTACCCCAACCTGATGAAGCCATGCGTGTCCTTGAGGAGAGAGCTTCCGAATTAGAT GTGTCTCTGGAAGTGGTGCAACCACTAACCGCAAGGCAGTTAAATGGTCAGAAACTTGGGCTTGATGGGGAGCACCAATACTTCAATGCTCGTCTAGCAGTCTCGCTTGCCTCTACTTGGCTTCAGCAAATTGGTAAAATTGAAGTCCCTAGTATGACTCAGATG AGTATTCTTCCTGAGAAATTCATCAAAGGGTTAGCTACAGCGAGTTTGCAAGGACGAGCACAGGTCGTCCCTGACCAGTTTATTGAATCTCGGACTTCAggagatttagtgttttatcTGGATGGAGCTCACAGTCCAGAGAGTATGGAAGTATGCGCCAAATGGTTTTCGGATGCGGTTAAGGGAGACAACCAGTCAGAGAGTTCTAAACATTTGGTTAATGGCTCCTCAGGTTCCTCTCATGGTAAATCGTCAGGAGAAGAAAACTGCCAACAG ATATTGTTGTTCAATTGTATGTCAGTTCGGGACCCAAATCTTCTGCTTCCACATCTAAGGAATACATGTGCAGCCTACG GTGTCAATTTCAAGAAGGCATTGTTTGTACCAAACATGTCTGTGTATCACAAGGTTGGTTCAGCGGCGGATTTGCCAGAGAATGATCCACATGTTGACTTGTCATGGCAGATGACACTCCAGAAAGTGTGGGAAAGCCTTGTCCACAGTGAGAGAGAAGTAGATAGTGAAAGTAGTGAGGTGTTTACTTCACTGCCAATGGCAATAAAATGGTTAAGGGATAGTGTCCATGAGAGTAGCTCAGGCACACGTTTGCAG GTTCTTGTAACTGGTTCGTTACACCTTGTAGGCGATGTACTGAGATTAATCAGAAAATGA